One region of Triticum aestivum cultivar Chinese Spring chromosome 6B, IWGSC CS RefSeq v2.1, whole genome shotgun sequence genomic DNA includes:
- the LOC123137703 gene encoding uncharacterized protein, with product MATSTMGAAAADLEARQLRILRRVEDLELAAQQHRLGALSLSDPEAEVEAGDTEERLSALLAARGVHDFAFRRVPADYYDRPLEERRDLLAADSVAQLCKSIVMVNTKAAADVVDCSNPKNSKYYVVIVQYMARLNAENIKNFLYTLNESQIPKKRFNMRLAPEEESLMLTGFVHNGVTCIGMKTDIPVIIDEAITKLDEDFFWLGGGEVDLKLGMRTSEFLNAFNPFVVKCS from the exons ATGGCAACATCGACCATGGGCGCCGCCGCGGCCGATCTCGAGGCGCGTCAGCTCCGCATCCTACgtcgcgtcgaagaccttgagcTCGCTGCCCAGCAGCACCGTCTCggggccctctctctctccgacCCCGAAGCGGAGGTGGAGGCGGGGGACACCGAGGAGCGGCTCTCGGCCCTCCTGGCTGCGCGCGGCGTGCACGACTTCGCCTTCCGGCGTGTTCCAGCTGACTACTACGACCGCCCTCTCGAGGAGCGCCGCGACCTCCTCGCCGCCGATTCAGTCGCCCAGCTTTGCAAGAGCATAGTGATG GTGAATACCAAAGCTGCTGCAGATGTAGTTGACTGCAGTAACCCAAAGAATTCTAAATATTATGTTGTTATTGTTCAG TATATGGCACGGCTTAATGCTGAAAACATCAAGAACTTCCTGTATACCCTAAACGAGAGTCAGATACCCAAAAAGAGATTTAACA TGAGGCTCGCACCAGAAGAGGAGTCACTCATGCTTACTGGGTTTGTGCACAATGGTGTGACATGCATTGGAATGAAAACAGACATACCG GTTATCATAGATGAAGCCATCACCAAGTTGGATGAGGATTTCTTCTGGCTAGGTGGTGGAGAAGTTGACCTCAAGCTCGGGATGCGGACCTCAGAGTTCCTAAATGCTTTCAACCCATTTGTGGTGAAGTGTAGTTAA
- the LOC123139326 gene encoding uncharacterized protein has product MFSLSSPPLALERKLKLSTTYTILLVFFLFTLHITSCEARRLLVNGKHLSSSKSSSSSQDAAEVADAQKKTRSSLMVHDAGKKARAAGSSIDQPTGAGATLINRSGGIRNTTHAARVSQQLPHRKHMDDQGIHLDYAQPRTRTPYHN; this is encoded by the exons ATGTTTAGCCTAAGCTCCCCTCCCCTAGCTCTCGAGAGGAAGCTAAAGCTCTCCACCACCTACACTATTCTCCTAGTGTTCTTCCTCTTCACTCTCCACATCACCTCATGCGAAGCTCGTCGTCTCCTCGTCAATGGCAAGCACTTAAGCAGCAGCAAGTCTTCCTCGTCATCTCAG GATGCGGCAGAGGTTGCTGATGCCCAGAAGAAAACGAGAAGCTCGTTGATGGTTCATGATGCGGGGAAGAAGGCTCGAGCTGCCGGAAGCAGCATCGATCAGCCGACGGGCGCGGGAGCAACATTGATCAATCGATCAGGTGGAATACGAAACACCACGCATGCCGCTAGGGTTTCGCAGCAGCTTCCTCATCGCAAGCACATGGATGATCAGGGAATTCACCTGGATTATGCTCAGCCTAGAACCCGCACTCCGTATCACAACTGA